Proteins from a genomic interval of Diaphorobacter sp. HDW4A:
- a CDS encoding response regulator transcription factor: MSLSKPSADPENSIHVAVVEDDAACRQALIEAIEVAPDMALGWAVGTREEALAQLNNSGELDVLLVDLGLPDGSGLDVIAECRTRCPRAVAMVSTIFGDEVHVLRAIEAGAMGYLLKDLAPPAVLDELRSLHAGGSPINPMVARKLLLRQSPIPYAEPLSVPTSETALSQREAEVLRLVARGHTLDEVGRALGVTRHTVRSFVRRIYAKLQVGTRAQAVHAAIRQGLLEDDRPGR; encoded by the coding sequence ATGTCTCTCTCGAAACCGTCTGCTGACCCTGAAAATTCCATTCATGTGGCGGTGGTGGAGGACGACGCCGCCTGCCGTCAGGCGCTGATCGAGGCCATCGAGGTGGCGCCCGACATGGCACTGGGTTGGGCTGTCGGCACTCGCGAAGAGGCGCTGGCGCAGTTGAACAACAGCGGCGAGCTCGACGTATTGCTGGTGGACTTGGGCCTGCCCGATGGCAGCGGACTGGACGTGATCGCCGAGTGTCGCACGCGCTGCCCGCGGGCTGTGGCGATGGTGAGTACTATCTTCGGTGATGAGGTCCATGTGCTGCGCGCCATCGAGGCGGGCGCGATGGGTTATCTGCTCAAGGATCTTGCTCCGCCTGCGGTGCTTGACGAACTGCGCAGCCTGCATGCGGGCGGCAGCCCCATCAACCCGATGGTGGCGCGCAAGTTGCTGCTGCGCCAGTCTCCCATTCCGTATGCTGAGCCTCTCTCTGTGCCGACATCTGAGACCGCACTGTCGCAGCGCGAGGCCGAGGTGCTGCGGCTGGTCGCGCGTGGTCATACGCTGGACGAAGTGGGCCGCGCGCTGGGTGTGACCCGGCACACGGTGCGCTCGTTCGTGCGCCGCATCTACGCCAAGCTGCAGGTCGGCACACGGGCGCAGGCCGTGCATGCCGCCATCCGTCAGGGGCTGCTCGAAGATGACCGACCGGGCCGCTGA
- a CDS encoding histidine kinase has translation MTDRAAEAPPSRRPGWLPILTALVIIAVIVSLFGGGVNRPSSSLHLTQAAFWASDSAQWTPPDTLAASDDAVLNGAQTWSDVALPHARSREVVADAAHSPGQPQVAWYRMPVPAEALTDAGQGTRLYIPRWQTVGTVAVYLDGGLLWQTRGSRVWNSFNRPVWLDLSSRRASALAGRDATLHVRMASEPGVGGALSTVWVGPADELRPDWRIRSALQTELIAVSQGSYLVLGVFALVLWLLRPGRGEQVYALFFLMAISHVLAALQFLVDDEGISVSDDWFSWLTQLGLMGTSVCSFFFLCLVQRQRRQWLASVLLAYTGAIVVLALPLWGVGHEGMLPLLRLALLPPEILVLVVAVRGAWRQRTLGDVLLAAWVALSFPVGIHDLALQSYRVSIEGIYLTPYVYVGMFTLFLVIAFTRYNGALDSAGNANAHLAERLLAQERELAQTHERLLVAEREQTLLQERQRLMREMHDGVGSSLMTALRLVEHGDASTLNMTQVLKECIDDLKISIDSLEPLDHDLLALLASLRYRLAPRLEGAGLQLEWRVRDLPELSWLDAQSALHVLRILQEVFTNIIKHSGAQRISLETRELARDGVSGVQVEVQDDGRRFIPSNDPIPGRKGLHNVRVRAKVLHAQVFWQGLTERSECGNRFTLWLPISRED, from the coding sequence ATGACCGACCGGGCCGCTGAAGCGCCACCTTCGCGGCGCCCTGGATGGTTGCCGATACTGACGGCGCTCGTGATCATCGCGGTGATCGTGTCGCTGTTCGGGGGCGGCGTGAACCGGCCAAGCAGCAGTCTGCATCTGACTCAAGCGGCGTTCTGGGCTTCGGACAGCGCGCAATGGACGCCCCCGGACACGCTCGCGGCATCAGACGATGCCGTGTTGAACGGCGCGCAGACTTGGTCCGACGTGGCATTGCCGCACGCCCGTTCGCGCGAGGTGGTGGCCGATGCCGCGCATTCGCCCGGACAGCCGCAGGTCGCGTGGTACCGCATGCCTGTGCCTGCAGAGGCGCTCACCGACGCGGGGCAGGGCACGCGGCTTTATATTCCGCGCTGGCAGACCGTGGGCACGGTGGCAGTCTATCTGGACGGCGGGTTGCTCTGGCAGACGCGCGGCAGCCGGGTCTGGAATAGCTTCAACCGGCCGGTCTGGCTCGATCTGTCCAGCAGGCGCGCATCGGCGCTTGCCGGGCGCGACGCGACGCTGCATGTGCGCATGGCGAGCGAGCCCGGCGTGGGCGGGGCGCTGTCGACGGTCTGGGTCGGGCCTGCGGACGAGCTGCGCCCGGACTGGCGCATCCGCAGCGCATTGCAGACCGAGTTGATCGCGGTGTCCCAGGGCTCGTATCTGGTGCTGGGCGTGTTCGCACTCGTGCTGTGGCTGCTGCGGCCGGGGCGCGGCGAGCAGGTCTATGCGTTGTTCTTTCTCATGGCGATCAGCCACGTGTTGGCGGCGCTGCAGTTTCTGGTCGATGACGAGGGCATCTCGGTGTCCGACGACTGGTTTTCGTGGCTTACACAGCTCGGCCTGATGGGCACGTCGGTGTGCTCGTTCTTCTTTTTGTGTCTAGTGCAGCGCCAACGCAGGCAGTGGCTGGCGAGCGTGTTGCTGGCCTACACCGGAGCCATCGTCGTACTGGCGCTGCCGCTGTGGGGCGTCGGGCACGAGGGCATGTTGCCGCTTTTGCGTCTGGCATTGCTGCCACCCGAAATTCTCGTGCTGGTCGTGGCGGTGCGCGGCGCGTGGCGGCAGCGAACGCTGGGCGACGTGCTGCTCGCGGCGTGGGTGGCGCTGTCGTTTCCCGTCGGCATTCACGATCTGGCGCTGCAGAGCTATCGCGTGTCCATCGAAGGCATCTATCTCACGCCATATGTCTACGTCGGCATGTTCACGCTGTTTCTGGTGATCGCTTTCACGCGCTACAACGGTGCGCTGGACTCCGCCGGGAACGCCAACGCGCATCTGGCTGAGCGGCTGCTGGCGCAGGAGCGTGAGCTGGCGCAGACGCATGAACGCCTGCTGGTCGCGGAGCGCGAACAGACGCTGCTGCAGGAGCGCCAGCGCCTGATGCGCGAGATGCACGACGGTGTCGGCTCGTCGCTGATGACGGCGCTGCGACTCGTGGAGCATGGCGACGCGTCCACGCTCAACATGACGCAGGTGCTCAAGGAGTGCATCGACGATCTGAAGATTTCCATCGACTCGCTTGAACCGCTCGATCACGACCTGCTGGCTTTGCTGGCCTCGCTGCGCTATCGGCTCGCACCACGGCTCGAGGGCGCGGGTCTGCAGCTCGAATGGCGTGTTCGGGATCTGCCCGAACTGTCGTGGCTGGATGCGCAAAGCGCGCTGCATGTGCTGCGCATATTGCAGGAGGTGTTCACGAACATCATCAAGCACAGCGGAGCGCAGCGCATCAGTCTGGAGACGCGGGAGCTTGCGCGCGATGGCGTGTCGGGCGTGCAGGTCGAGGTGCAGGACGATGGGCGTCGTTTCATCCCCAGCAACGATCCCATTCCGGGCCGCAAGGGGTTGCACAACGTGCGCGTTCGGGCGAAGGTGCTGCATGCGCAGGTCTTCTGGCAGGGGCTGACAGAGCGGAGTGAGTGCGGCAACCGCTTCACGCTATGGCTGCCGATCTCTCGCGAGGATTGA